The genomic DNA CCGCCACCAGCACCACCGGCGTGACCTGCGCGGTCTCCCAGTTCACCGCCCGCGCGGTGACCAACCCGGCCGCCCCCGGCACCGCCACCGAGTCCCTCACCGGGCAGACCTTCTCCTCCTGCACCAGCAACGTCACCGGCGTGACCTCGGTGAAGAGCCTCACCGTCGACCACCTGCCGTACGCGATCAGCGTCGCCGACACCCCCGGCAACCCGGTCACCATCACGGCGGGCACGGCCGGCGCGGTGCAGGCGACCGCGGTGCTGAACAGCTGGTTCGGCACCCTCACCTGCAGCTACCAGCTCAGCGGCGCCTTCACCGGCGCCGCCGACAACGCCAACCACACGCTGTCCTTCAGCAACGCCCACTTCGCCAAGAGCGGCGGCTCGGGTCTCTGCCCGGCCGACGGCTACTTCTCCGCGACGTACGGTCCGGTCGCCGACACCACCCAGCCCGGCAGCCCCCTCGTCCACGTCAACTAGGCCCGCACACGCCCCCACCCGGATCCCCGGCTCCCACCCCCGTGAGGAGCCGGGGATCCGCGGTGCTAGCGGTTGCCGCGGGCGACCGAGTCGAAGAACTCCACGACCTGCGGGCCGGAGGCCCGGAAGGCACCGAAGTGGTCCGTCGCGCCCTGGTCGACCACCGGGACCTGGACCCCGTGGGCGGCGAACCGGGCCGCGCAGGAACGAGAGTTGGCGATCACCACGTCGGTGTCGCCGGAGGCGGTGTACAGCCGGACGGGCACCCGGGGCTTCCAGTCGCAGGTGCCGTCATTGCTGCGGATCGCGTCGAGCAGCGCGCCGTCCGGGTGGACGAGCCGCTCGTGGAACGCGGGCGTGAGCAGCGACCGCACGTCGGGAGCCAGGGCGGCGACGATCTCCTCCTCCTGGTGCCCGCCGTCGAAGAGTCCTTCCACCACTGCCGCGTAGGGCGGCTCGAACACCTCGGCCGGGTCCTTGTAGATGGGGTGCAGGCGGTTCTGCGCGGTGAGCCAGTAGGACAGGTAGAAGACGCCGCTGATCGGGTTGACGCTGCCGTCGAGCAGTCCGGCCATCTCGGCGTGCTCGACGTCGTACGGACCGGAGACCGGGGCCAGCGCCTTGAGGCGGAAGGCGCGGTCGGCGCCGCGGTCGAGCTCCTTCGCGAGGGCGGCGGCGACCTGGCCGCCCTGGGAGAAGCCGGTGGCGTAGACGTCGCCGGTCAGCGGGCGGCCGAGGCCGCGCGCGGCGGTGCGGGCGGCGCGCAGCAGGTCGAGCGAGGCGGATACGGAGGACGCGGTGTCCATGTAGGGGTGGCGGCCGGGCCCTTGGCCGAGGCCCAGGTAGTCGGGGGCGGCGACGGCCCGGCCGGCGGAGGCCTGGAGGTAGGGCGAGAGCCGGCCGAAGTCCTCGCCCACGGAGGGCGCGTAGGCCCGGTTGACCATGGTGCCGTGGGTGTCGGCGACCAGGTCGAGGCGGCCGTGCCGGCCGTCCTTGGGCAGGACCAGCAGGCCGGTGGCGGTGGTGGGCGTGCGGTCGGGGGCGATGGTGCGGTAGGTGATCCGGTAGCCCCGCACGCCGTACTCGACCCCGGCGGTGTCGACGCCCATCCCGCCGACGAACGCCGCGGTCTGGGCCGTGGTCAGGTCGGAGACCGGGACCACCGAGAGGACCTCGCCGCGGTCGGGCCGGTGGGCGGCGGCCGGGGAGACCCCGGCCAGCACGCCGACCGCGGCCGCTGCCACGAGAGTTGCCGTGACCGAGCGGAGGAGTCCGTGCGCATGCATCGTCATACCGACGACGCTAGGCTCCTGTCGCCGCCCGCCCCATCCGGCCGCCCCCCGGACTCCGGGGGTGGCTGTCCCCACCCCCGCCCGGGGGCCTGCCCACCCGGATCGGCCCCACGACGTCCAGCACCGACCGGAGCACGCACCGCGATGGATCCCTCGCCCAGCAACTGGAACGGCCCCGCCGTCCACGCCGCCCTCGCCGCCCGCGCGGCGGCGGGCGCCCCCGACGGCTTCCGCGGCCGCGAGGGCCACCTGGGGGACGTGCTCCGCCCCGCGCTGGGCGAGCCCGAGGTGCGCGCCTTCGAGCAACGCCACGGCGTGCGGCTCCCGCCGTCCTACCGGGCCTTCCTCATCGAGGTCGGCGACGGCGGCGCCGGGCCCGGTTTCGGCGTGCTCGGCCTCGAGCAGCTTCCGGAGGACGAGGAGGAGGCGCTGTACGGCGAGCGCGTGGACTGCCTGCGTCCCGGCTTCCTCGCCGCGCCCTTCCCGTACCGTGCCGCCGTGCCCCGTCCGCCCCGCGAGACGCTGTGCCCGCCGGGCGCCCTGGTGATCACCGACTACGGCGGTGGCGACTACGCCCGGCTGGTGGTGAACGGTCCGTGCGCCGGCCAGGTCTGGCACGACGACCAGGTGTGGGCCGGCCTCACCCCCGGCCCGGACTTCCACACCTGGTACACCCGCTGGCTCGACCTCCTCCCCTGACCGGCGCGGCCGGACTCACCGCTCGCTGTGGTCGGCGAGCAGCCGGGCCTCGCCCAGGATCGCGCGGGCGGCCGGGAGTTCGCCGCGCGCGGCGGCCTGCAGGGCGGTCTCGACCCGGCGGGCGACGGCCCAGGCGGCGAGCCGCTGCGGCTGCTCGCCGAGGGTGTCGGCGACCAGCGCGAGCCGGCGCCCGAGGACCCGGGAGGAGGAGCCGTGGTCGAAGGGGTCGTCGACCTGCTCGATCAGCGGCCACGGGTCGTACGCCGGGTCGCCGATCAGCGGTTTGGCGTCGATCGCGAGCCAGGGACGGCGCCGGGCGGCCACCACGTTGCCGGGATTGAAGTCGCCGTGCAGCACGACCTGTCGGGCGGCGCTCGCGGGCAGTTCGCGCATCAGCCGCACCCCGTACGCCACCAGACCGCCGTCGAGCCCGGCGTCCACCGGCTGGGCGCCGTGCGGCCCGCCGTCGGTGGCGGACCGCAGGCGGGCCATCCGCAGCTCGGCCAGGGCGGCCCGCTCGCCCGCGACGACGGCCAGCGGTTCGAGGGCGGTGTGCGGCGGCACGGGGGTGCGCCACAGGGTGTCCAGCAGTTCGGCCCCGGCCAGCAGGCGGCGTTCGGCGGGAATGCCGCGGGCGGCGTCGAGGGTGCCGCCGGGTTCGCAGAGTTCCAGCAGCATCGCGGAGTTGGCGGCGTCCTCGCGCAGCAGGCGGACGGCGCCGCGGCCGTCCCACAGGCGCAACGCCTCGGCCTCGCCGGCGGCCTCGCGGTGCGGCCAGGCGACCTTGAGCACCGCGTCGCGCCCGTCGGGCAGCCGGGCGGGTGCGACCCAGGAGCAACTTCCGCCGTGGTAGGGCTCCTTGAGCACGAGCTGCCAGCGGTCCCGTAATTCGGCGACCAGCGCGGGCAGTCGGGCCAGCCATTCGCGTCCGCTCTCCTTGCGGGCGAGCACGCTGGCCACCGGCAGGGAGGACGGGAAGAGTTCGACCGTCACCGGCCCCACCTCCCGGCCGTTGCGAAGATGCTGTGGTGCGTCATGCCCGACTCCCTCCCACTCCCCCGGCGGTCCCGCAGTCCCACGCCGCCTCCGCCGCTCGTACCCGCCTGGCGGGCGCGAAACGCCGTCGCGCGCCCGCGCGTTGTCCGGGGCTGTCGGCGGCCCGCCCGGCGGTCACGGGTTCCGGTTCCCCTTCAGCGCCGCGCCGGGACGCCGACGGGTTCGGGTACCGCCGCCGGCGCCGCGCCGCCTCCGGCGCCGGCCACCGCGTCCACCGCTTCCCCGGCGGACACGACCGCCGGCTCCCCGGTCCGGCCGCGGATCGGCATGCCGACCAGCAGCGCGAGTGCGATCAGCAGGTAGGCGTTGCCGCCGAGCAGGACACCGATCCCGTGCCCCGGGACGTTCCACCAGAGCCAGACCACACCGCTGCACAGCACCGCCTGGGCCGTCCAGAAGGCGGTCAACAGCCTTCGGCGCCTGGCCCGTTGCGGGCTTCGCAGGCCGGTGTCGGCGAGGACCACCAGGGCGGGCAGCAGCCAGACCAGGTGGTGCACCCAGGTGATCGGGCTGACCAGGCAGCAGGCGGTGCCGGTGAGCGCGTACCCGGCGAGCCGGTCGCCGGCCCGGTGGGCGAGCCGCACCCGGTACGCCCAGACCGCCAGTACCACCAGCGAGGACGCCAACCAGATGGCCCGGCCGGGCAGTTCGGGGCCGAGGCGGGCGATGCCGCCCTGCAGCGACTGGTTGGAGATGTAGCCGAAGGCGCCGACCCGGTCGGTGTCCCACAGCGCCCGGGTCCAGAACGCGCCGGACTCGCGCGGCGCCGCGAGGTGGCCCACGGCGGTCGCGGCCACGGCCACCAGCAGCGCCACCCCGGCGGCGCGCCGCCGGGTGAGCAGCAGGTACCCGATGAACAGCGCGGGGGTCAGCTTGAACGCGGCGGCCAGCCCGATCCCGATGCCGGCGCACCGGCTCCACCGTCCCTGCGCCAGCTTCCAGTCGGCGAGCACCAGGGCCACCAGCAGCAGGTTGACCTGGCCGAAGCTGACGGTGTCGCGGACCGGGTTGAGCAGGGCGCACAGGCAGGCGCTCAGACCGAAGGCGTACCAGCGGTTCCAGCCCTGGCGGCGGGCGATCGGGTCGACCGTCCAGTACAGCAGCAGGGCGGTGGCGACCGTGCTGAGCGCGACGCTGACCGCGACGGCCGGGTGCCAGCCGAGCAGCAGCATCGGCAGCATGCAGAACGCGGCGAACGGCGGGTAGGTGAAGCCGTAGACGGTGCCGGGCCGCAGGTAGTCGTAGATCGCGCCGGTCTGCTGCCAGTGGTGCACGGTGCCGTAGTAGACGCCGACGTCGAACCAGCCGCGGTGGCCCGGGATGACCGCGAGGACCACGGCGGTCGCGGTGACGGCGGCGGCCAGGGTGGTGATCCGGCCGGCGGTGGTGGTGGGTGCGATCCTCAACGGGCGGCCCGCCCGGCGGCCCGGACCAGCGGCATCCCGACGGCCTGCTCCACCTTGACGGGCTGCTCCACGTCGACGGGCTGCTTCACGTCGGCGACGGCGCGGTCCGGTCGCAGCACCGCGCCGGCGGCCACCAGCAGGGCGGTCACCACCCCGGCGGCGGCCAGCCCGAGTGCCCGGCCGCCGGGGGTCCAGCCGTCGGGGAAGACGCTGAACGCCAGCGCCGCGCAGGCGCCCGCGGTCCACCACCGGATCCGGACCGTGCCGCCGGCCGCCGCGGCGAGCAGCGGCACCGCCCACAGGGCGTACCAGGGCCGGACGGCCGGTCCGAGGACGACCACCGCGGCGAGCGCGAGGCCGGTGGCGTGCACGGCTCCGAGCCGGCCCGTCCCCACCCGGTGGGCGAGCACCGCGCAGACCGCCGCGGCCACCGCCGAGCCGGCCCAGCGGGCGACGGTGACCACCCGGTCCGGTTCGGCGAAGCCGCGGGCGACCAGCCGGCCGACGGCGGTCACCGGCGACCAGCTGCCCGCCGAGGCGGGGGTGCCGAGCGCGTCCAGCCAGCCGAAACCGGTGCCGCTGACCGCGGTCACCAGCACCGTGGTGGCGACCGCCGCCACCAGGACGGCGAACGCGGCGTCGGCGCCGGCCAGCAGCCCGCCGCGCCGGCCGGTGCGCCCGTGGCCCAGCCACCACACCGCCGGCAGCGCGAGCACCGCCGGGACCTTCACCAGGGCGGCCAGGGTGACCAGGACGGCGCCGAGCACCGGCGAGCGGCGGGCGGCGAGCAGCCCGCCGAGCAGCAGCGGCAGCAGCAGCGCCTCGTTGTGGGCGCCGGCGACCAGGTGGAGCAGCAGCAGCGGGTTGAGCGCGCCGAGCCACAGCGCGGTCTGCGGCGCCACCCGGCAGGCCCGGGCGAGCCGGGGCAGCAGCGCCACCAGGGCGAGCGTGCCGACGAGCGCGGTCGCCCGCAGCGCGATCGGCCCGACGACCGGATCGCTGCCCGCCCAGCCGTGCGCGGCCCGGGCCAGCAGCAGGAACAGCGGCCCGTACGGCGTGGGGGTGTGCCGCCACACCTCGGGGACCTGGTCGGCCTCGGGGCCGCCGAGGTCGGCCGGGCCGTGGGTGTAGACGTCGAGTCCGGCGTCCAGCAGCGCGCCCTGGGCGAGGTAGCTGTAGACGTCGCGGCTGAACAGCGGCGGGGCGAGCAGCAGCGGCGCGGCCCAGCAGGCCAGCGTGGCGCACAGCCAACCGACCGACGGGGTACGGCCGGAGGCGACCGGCGGGGTACGGCCGGAGGCGACCGAGCGGCCGAGCAGCAGCCAGGCAGCGGTGAGCAGGGCGACCCCGAACCAGGTGAGCGCCACCCCTCCGCCGAGGTACGGCGGCCCGTCCAGGGAGGCGCCCGGGCCTCGCGGGAGGGCGCCGGAGCGCTGGCCGCCGGCGGCCAGCGCGAGCGAACCCGCCAGCCCCGACCATCGGCACCAGCGCGGCTCGGCAGTCAGGGCCCAGTTCGGCATGCGGGGAACGGTGACAGGCCCCGATGTCCACCGGTGGAAGCGCCAACGACCGCCAGGTGACCGGAGGTTGACCGGATCACTCGGGCCTGCGCGGACGGCCCGGAGGGCACTTCCTGCCATTCAGCGGGTGCACATCCGAAATCCCTCGGGCGGCCATCTCGATTCCAGCCGGATCGGGGAGACATACGGGGGACGCGAACCGCCCGGCCCGCACACCGGCCCGATCCGGGCGGTCCCCGCGGCCGGTTCCCGCGTCAGGTTCGCGCCGTCCGCCCGCTTCCACCGGGGTCCATCGAGGTCCACCGAGCCCGCCGTCCGATCACGGAGAGTCCGCCATGACCACTGCGCCCGCCCGCCCCACCGTACGTCCCGTCGATCCGGCGGGGACCGCCGCCCCCACCACTGGCGCCGCCCCCGCCGCGCGGATCCCCGCGCAGCCCGGCGCCCGCCCGGCGCGCGCCGCCGACCGCCCGGCCGCCGACCGGCCGATCTCCGGGTACACCGTCTCGCTGGCCCGCGACGAGGACGACGTGCGCGCGGCCCAGCGGCTGCGCCACCAGGTGTTCGCCGAGGAGATGGGCGCGGTGCTGGACACCCCCGTCCCGGGCCTGGACGTCGACGCGTTCGACGCGTTCTGCGACCACCTGCTGGTCCGCGACCGGGAGACCGAGGAGGTCGTCGGCACCTACCGGCTGCTGCGTCCGGAGCAGGCCGTCCGCGCCGGCCGCCTCTACTCCGACACCGAGTTCGACCTGACCCGCCTCGCGGGCCTGCGCAGCGGACTGGTCGAGGTCGGCCGTTCCTGCATCCGGCTCGAGCACCGCGGCAACGGCGCGGTGATCAACCTGATGTGGGGCGGCATCGCCCGCTACCTGACCGACACCGGCAACACCTGGATCGCCGGCTGCTGCTCCGTCCCGCTCGCGGACGGCGGCGCCACCGCCGCCGGAGTGTGGGACGCGGTCTCCGCCAAGTACCTGGCGCCCGAGGAGTACCGGGTCACCCCGCACCGCCCGTGGGACCCGACCGGCATCGCCCGCGCCGGGCGCACCCCGGTGCCCGCCCTGCTCCGCGGCTACCTGCGGCTCGGCGCCTGGGTGTGCGGCGAGCCCGCCCACGACCCGGACTTCGACGTCGCCGACCTGTACGTGCTGCTCTCCCTGGAGCGCACCGACCCGCGCTACCTGCGGCACTTCCTGTCCGCCGCCGCGACCGTCGGCACCGTCGGCGACACCGCCGCAGGGACGCCGGCGCCGTGAGCGCCTGGCTGCCGACCGCCCCGTGCACACCCGGCGGGTGCGTCGCCGGGGCGGCCGCCGGGCCGACCGTCGCGGCACCCCGGCGGGTGCTGCGCCTCGTCGCGCTGCTGACCGTCCTGCTGCTGGGCATCGCGGCGGCGCCGGTGGTCCGCGTCTGGCGCCGCCCGCTGCCGCCGCTGCCGGTGGAACGGCTGGTGCGGAGCTGGGCGCGGCTGCTGCTGGGCGCACTCGGCATCCGGGTCCGGGCGGGCCGCGTGCCCCCGGCGTCCGGGGCCGCGCTGATGGTCGCCAACCACATCTCCTGGCTGGACATCCTGCTGGTCGCCGCGGTGCGGCCCGGCCGGATGCTGGCCAAGACCGAGGTCGGCCGCTGGCCGCTGCTCGGACCGGTCACCGCCTGGGGCGGCACCGTCTACATCGACCGCGACCGGCTGCGGGCCCTGCCCCGCACGGTCGCCGAGGTCGCGGCGGCGCTGACCGCGGGCGAACGGGTGGTGGTCTTCCCCGAGGGCTCCACCTGGTGCGGCCGGTACGGCGGACGGTTCCGGCCGGCACTGTTCGAGGCGGCCGTCCGGTCCGGCGCCGCGGTGCAGCCGATGGTCATCACCTACCGGCTCGCCGACGGCCGGGAGACCACCGCGCCCGCCTTCGTCGGCGAGGACGGGCTGCTCCCCTCGCTCTGGCGGGTCGCCGCGGTACGCGGACTGGAAGCCGAACTGGAGCTGTGCCCGCCGATCCCCGGCGGCACCCACCCGGACCGCCGCTCGCTCGCGACCGCCGCCCAGGCCGCCGTGGACGCCCAGCGCTTCCCGACCGGACCGGCCGGCCGGACCTGCGCCGAGTCGCACCCCCCGGTCCCCGCACCGCGCCGCCCCGGCCCGGACGGCGGGGCCCCGCGGCCGGTCGGGGCGAATACCCCCTCACGTATGATCTGAATCCGGAGCGTGACGCGAGGAGGGACAAGGCCATGCAGGTCGACGAGGAGGCGGTCGGCGCGGTGCTCAACCGGCTGCGCCGCGCCCAGGGCCAGCTGGCCGGCGTGATCGCGATGATCGAGGCCGGCCGGGACTGCAAGGACGTGGTCACCCAACTCGCCGCCGTCTCAAGGGCATTGGACCGCGCCGGATTCAAGATCCTGGCCAGCGGCATGCGCCAGTGCCTGGCCAACGCCGACGCCGGCACCCCGCCCATGACCGAGGCGGAACTCGAGAAGCTCTTCCTCACCCTGGCCTGAACGCCGCCGAATTCGCTGGGCACCCAGGGGCAGTCCCGCCATACTGACCGCCATGCGTTCCCCCCGCACGCGGCCCCGCCGATGAGCCGCCGCCGCTACGTCGCCCGCGGCGTGCCCGGTGGCTACCGCATCTGGGACAACAAGGTCCGCCGCTACTGGGGCGAGCACTACCAGCTCTGCCCCGACGACCTGGTCCACGAGCTCAACTCCACCGCCGACCCCGCCCGCCTCACCCGACTCGCCCGCCACTACCGCGCCCTGAAGCGCTGAAGGACTGATCGCCGTCAAGGCGACCACCTCGGTCGACGGGGACCTGCGCCGGGTGCTCCCCCACCTGGAGGGCGGCACCGACACTGCCGTCTTCGGCTGCGTGGTCCCGGCAGGTGCGTGGCGCAGGAGCCGAGCAGGAGGCCTCAGGCGAGAGCCAGGAAGAGCTTCTCGAGTTCGGCCTCGCTCATCGGGGCGCCGCCCTGCTCCGCCTCGGCGAGGCACTGCCGCATCCCGCTCGCGACGATCTTGAAGCCGGCCCGGTCCAGGGCGCGGGAGACCGCGGCGAGCTGGGTGACCACGTCCTTGCAGTCCCGGCCGGCCTCGATCATCGCGATCACACCGGCCAGCTGGCCCTGGGCCCGCCGCAGCCGGTTGAGCACCGGGCCGACCGCCTCCTCGTCCACCTGCATCGCTTCTCTCCTCACCTGATCCGGGACATACCCGTACGGGTATCAACCGAGGCCCGTCCCGGACGATTCCCTCAACGGCCGCCCGCCGCTTCCCACGCCCCGTAGCCGCCCAGCAGGTCGGCCACGTCGGCGCGTCCGTGGTGGCGCAGCAGGCTCGCCGCGATCGAGGAGCGGTGCCCGCCGGCGCAGTGCACCACCACCGGCCGGTCGGCCGGGATCTCGGCCAGCCGGCGCGGGAGTTCGGCCAGCGGCAGGTGCAGCGAGCCCTCGATCCGGCCCTGCGCCCGCTCCCCCTCGCCGCGGACGTCGACCACCACCGGCCGGTCCTCCGCGCGGTCGAGACCGCTGCGCAGCTCGGCGACGGTGACGCGCGGCGCGGGCCGCACCTCGCCGCCGGCCGCCCGCAGCACCGCCTCGGCGTCGGCGGCGTACCCGGCGACCCGGTCGAAGCCGATCCGGGCCAGCCGGGTGACGGTCTCCGGCTCGCGGCCCTCGGGGGCCAGCACCAGCAGGGTCGCGGCCGGGTCCAGCACGGTGCCCGCCTGCTCGGCGAACCGGCCGTCGGCGGGGACGTTCAGAGCGCCGCGCAGGTGGCCGGCGGCGAACGCCTGCGGATCGCGGGCGTCGACGAGTACCGCGCCGCCGTCCCGCGCGGCCAGGAACTCCTGCGCCGTCAGCGCCCCCGCCCGGGCGGCGCCGGCGTCGAACAGGGAGCGCTCGCGCCGGTTCAGGTCGGCGTCGTAGCCGAAGTAGCCGGGTGCGGCGGGTTGGCCGGCGGTGACGATGGCCACGAACGCGTCCTCGTCCATCGGCGCGCAGGCGTAATTGGTGCG from Kitasatospora terrestris includes the following:
- a CDS encoding MBL fold metallo-hydrolase, whose product is MYFAQHYLDCLSQASYLIADETTGRAVVVDPRRDVDEYLADAEARGFTVEGVINTHFHADFLAGHLELAARTGAWIGYGRRAETEYPIRRLADGERIGLGEVTLEILDTPGHTPESISILVRERAADPVPYGVLTGDALFVGDVGRPDLLASVGVTADELGRMLYDSVQRRLMALPDAVRVFPAHGAGSACGKNLSAELSSTIGEQRRTNYACAPMDEDAFVAIVTAGQPAAPGYFGYDADLNRRERSLFDAGAARAGALTAQEFLAARDGGAVLVDARDPQAFAAGHLRGALNVPADGRFAEQAGTVLDPAATLLVLAPEGREPETVTRLARIGFDRVAGYAADAEAVLRAAGGEVRPAPRVTVAELRSGLDRAEDRPVVVDVRGEGERAQGRIEGSLHLPLAELPRRLAEIPADRPVVVHCAGGHRSSIAASLLRHHGRADVADLLGGYGAWEAAGGR
- a CDS encoding GNAT family N-acetyltransferase, which codes for MTTAPARPTVRPVDPAGTAAPTTGAAPAARIPAQPGARPARAADRPAADRPISGYTVSLARDEDDVRAAQRLRHQVFAEEMGAVLDTPVPGLDVDAFDAFCDHLLVRDRETEEVVGTYRLLRPEQAVRAGRLYSDTEFDLTRLAGLRSGLVEVGRSCIRLEHRGNGAVINLMWGGIARYLTDTGNTWIAGCCSVPLADGGATAAGVWDAVSAKYLAPEEYRVTPHRPWDPTGIARAGRTPVPALLRGYLRLGAWVCGEPAHDPDFDVADLYVLLSLERTDPRYLRHFLSAAATVGTVGDTAAGTPAP
- a CDS encoding alpha/beta hydrolase; the encoded protein is MTMHAHGLLRSVTATLVAAAAVGVLAGVSPAAAHRPDRGEVLSVVPVSDLTTAQTAAFVGGMGVDTAGVEYGVRGYRITYRTIAPDRTPTTATGLLVLPKDGRHGRLDLVADTHGTMVNRAYAPSVGEDFGRLSPYLQASAGRAVAAPDYLGLGQGPGRHPYMDTASSVSASLDLLRAARTAARGLGRPLTGDVYATGFSQGGQVAAALAKELDRGADRAFRLKALAPVSGPYDVEHAEMAGLLDGSVNPISGVFYLSYWLTAQNRLHPIYKDPAEVFEPPYAAVVEGLFDGGHQEEEIVAALAPDVRSLLTPAFHERLVHPDGALLDAIRSNDGTCDWKPRVPVRLYTASGDTDVVIANSRSCAARFAAHGVQVPVVDQGATDHFGAFRASGPQVVEFFDSVARGNR
- a CDS encoding Tat pathway signal sequence domain protein — encoded protein: MRLRRALALSAAVAPLVLGAVPASAAAPTGPTAPTGLAATSVLTTGGAGGTAVAPGDVLSAPLAAGARATFYSSATSTTGVTCAVSQFTARAVTNPAAPGTATESLTGQTFSSCTSNVTGVTSVKSLTVDHLPYAISVADTPGNPVTITAGTAGAVQATAVLNSWFGTLTCSYQLSGAFTGAADNANHTLSFSNAHFAKSGGSGLCPADGYFSATYGPVADTTQPGSPLVHVN
- the mptB gene encoding polyprenol phosphomannose-dependent alpha 1,6 mannosyltransferase MptB; amino-acid sequence: MPNWALTAEPRWCRWSGLAGSLALAAGGQRSGALPRGPGASLDGPPYLGGGVALTWFGVALLTAAWLLLGRSVASGRTPPVASGRTPSVGWLCATLACWAAPLLLAPPLFSRDVYSYLAQGALLDAGLDVYTHGPADLGGPEADQVPEVWRHTPTPYGPLFLLLARAAHGWAGSDPVVGPIALRATALVGTLALVALLPRLARACRVAPQTALWLGALNPLLLLHLVAGAHNEALLLPLLLGGLLAARRSPVLGAVLVTLAALVKVPAVLALPAVWWLGHGRTGRRGGLLAGADAAFAVLVAAVATTVLVTAVSGTGFGWLDALGTPASAGSWSPVTAVGRLVARGFAEPDRVVTVARWAGSAVAAAVCAVLAHRVGTGRLGAVHATGLALAAVVVLGPAVRPWYALWAVPLLAAAAGGTVRIRWWTAGACAALAFSVFPDGWTPGGRALGLAAAGVVTALLVAAGAVLRPDRAVADVKQPVDVEQPVKVEQAVGMPLVRAAGRAAR
- a CDS encoding metal-sensitive transcriptional regulator, with the protein product MQVDEEAVGPVLNRLRRAQGQLAGVIAMIEAGRDCKDVVTQLAAVSRALDRAGFKIVASGMRQCLAEAEQGGAPMSEAELEKLFLALA
- a CDS encoding glycosyltransferase 87 family protein; the encoded protein is MRIAPTTTAGRITTLAAAVTATAVVLAVIPGHRGWFDVGVYYGTVHHWQQTGAIYDYLRPGTVYGFTYPPFAAFCMLPMLLLGWHPAVAVSVALSTVATALLLYWTVDPIARRQGWNRWYAFGLSACLCALLNPVRDTVSFGQVNLLLVALVLADWKLAQGRWSRCAGIGIGLAAAFKLTPALFIGYLLLTRRRAAGVALLVAVAATAVGHLAAPRESGAFWTRALWDTDRVGAFGYISNQSLQGGIARLGPELPGRAIWLASSLVVLAVWAYRVRLAHRAGDRLAGYALTGTACCLVSPITWVHHLVWLLPALVVLADTGLRSPQRARRRRLLTAFWTAQAVLCSGVVWLWWNVPGHGIGVLLGGNAYLLIALALLVGMPIRGRTGEPAVVSAGEAVDAVAGAGGGAAPAAVPEPVGVPARR
- a CDS encoding SMI1/KNR4 family protein codes for the protein MDPSPSNWNGPAVHAALAARAAAGAPDGFRGREGHLGDVLRPALGEPEVRAFEQRHGVRLPPSYRAFLIEVGDGGAGPGFGVLGLEQLPEDEEEALYGERVDCLRPGFLAAPFPYRAAVPRPPRETLCPPGALVITDYGGGDYARLVVNGPCAGQVWHDDQVWAGLTPGPDFHTWYTRWLDLLP
- a CDS encoding aminoglycoside phosphotransferase family protein; the protein is MTVELFPSSLPVASVLARKESGREWLARLPALVAELRDRWQLVLKEPYHGGSCSWVAPARLPDGRDAVLKVAWPHREAAGEAEALRLWDGRGAVRLLREDAANSAMLLELCEPGGTLDAARGIPAERRLLAGAELLDTLWRTPVPPHTALEPLAVVAGERAALAELRMARLRSATDGGPHGAQPVDAGLDGGLVAYGVRLMRELPASAARQVVLHGDFNPGNVVAARRRPWLAIDAKPLIGDPAYDPWPLIEQVDDPFDHGSSSRVLGRRLALVADTLGEQPQRLAAWAVARRVETALQAAARGELPAARAILGEARLLADHSER
- a CDS encoding metal-sensitive transcriptional regulator, encoding MQVDEEAVGAVLNRLRRAQGQLAGVIAMIEAGRDCKDVVTQLAAVSRALDRAGFKILASGMRQCLANADAGTPPMTEAELEKLFLTLA
- a CDS encoding lysophospholipid acyltransferase family protein, giving the protein MSAWLPTAPCTPGGCVAGAAAGPTVAAPRRVLRLVALLTVLLLGIAAAPVVRVWRRPLPPLPVERLVRSWARLLLGALGIRVRAGRVPPASGAALMVANHISWLDILLVAAVRPGRMLAKTEVGRWPLLGPVTAWGGTVYIDRDRLRALPRTVAEVAAALTAGERVVVFPEGSTWCGRYGGRFRPALFEAAVRSGAAVQPMVITYRLADGRETTAPAFVGEDGLLPSLWRVAAVRGLEAELELCPPIPGGTHPDRRSLATAAQAAVDAQRFPTGPAGRTCAESHPPVPAPRRPGPDGGAPRPVGANTPSRMI